Proteins from a genomic interval of Amycolatopsis sp. cg13:
- a CDS encoding helix-turn-helix transcriptional regulator has product MLIGRESELAGLAGFLSAARTSSGAMVVLAGEPGIGKTSVAEAAAEQARAAGMAAVRGRASSTGPAIPFRPLAEALLSLARTEPSPDDELLAPYLPALGRLVPDWAQPEPRETSLLVLAEAILRLTSWFGRGRGCLLVVDDLHWADRETLTVLDYLASNLREQPVLVLATVRVGASAGAELVKTLAQRGDATLVELDRLDRAGVTGLVASILGCPPGEVSASAVEHLYSQSRGNPFAAAELTRYAVSMKDLVRRPAGWQLVGGKRKRVPLSLVQAVEQRALQLGPDGMRLLSVAAIVGRTFPLPVVQRCVGLDDRTLLSHVRAAVAERLLTGGDGTPGWYSFEHPLTEEALLSLTTAADQVTLSGQVAQAIAELYPGLPGSWCHLAADLHRRGGDLPAAARLYLETARRALHAGGPATAVAVLDNALDMLSEENRWHALRGELLEALLTALAEDGQFDRAAEVAAELRLGNPLWDTESQVRQQVRMAWAAQVAGRWEDGVRQVAAARALLPPEAPEADTAVIDVVDAYLTSCRTGADADHVSRSEALARRAIRGVDPDGDPETACKAWYAIGFSTRGRSLAESDEGYRRTLALGTEHQLTTWRNHGLIGLGANAWLAEGDASALEYAYRETLRSGCITLASNVYANLAYAAVLRADYDQAEQILTASLAECGRLRLHSVIRYALMLRAVLAAHRGRCQEMRAALREFRAAGGENSREAPLTKGLAELFCALLTEDREGARTLSAELMAEYGGLEAYFHFSGTFGLVHLLGAVDGTGDPAEVERAARAQVGRMRWNRQFLGFARAVHHGRAGRPDAAEQEMDTAVAASSVFPTARHLALRLVSEAALADSWGKPGQWLADAENHFHGSIDVLASACRSLLRRMGTPVRYHSSGTERIPPKLRGIGVTRREFEVLQLMPERLGNRALSQRMHISVRTVEKHVASLLAKTQAPDRTTLCEYATAVLGDSAPG; this is encoded by the coding sequence ATGCTCATCGGACGGGAGAGCGAACTGGCCGGGCTGGCCGGGTTCCTGAGCGCGGCGAGAACGTCCTCCGGCGCCATGGTCGTGCTCGCCGGAGAACCGGGGATCGGCAAGACCTCCGTGGCGGAAGCGGCCGCGGAACAAGCGCGGGCGGCGGGCATGGCGGCCGTGCGCGGGCGGGCCAGCTCGACGGGTCCGGCGATCCCGTTCCGGCCGCTCGCCGAGGCGCTGCTTTCGCTGGCGCGCACCGAGCCCAGCCCGGACGACGAACTGCTCGCGCCCTACCTGCCCGCGCTCGGGCGGCTCGTGCCGGACTGGGCGCAGCCGGAGCCGCGCGAGACGTCGCTGCTCGTGCTCGCCGAGGCGATCCTGCGGCTGACGTCGTGGTTCGGCCGCGGCCGCGGATGTCTGCTGGTCGTCGACGACCTGCACTGGGCGGACCGGGAAACCTTGACTGTGCTGGATTATCTCGCGTCGAACCTGCGCGAGCAGCCGGTGCTCGTGCTGGCCACCGTCCGGGTCGGCGCCTCCGCCGGCGCGGAACTGGTGAAAACCCTGGCCCAGCGCGGCGACGCGACGCTGGTCGAACTGGACCGGCTCGACCGCGCCGGGGTGACCGGGCTGGTCGCGTCGATCCTTGGCTGCCCGCCGGGCGAGGTCAGCGCGTCGGCCGTCGAGCACCTGTACTCGCAAAGCCGCGGGAATCCGTTCGCTGCCGCGGAACTTACCCGGTACGCGGTGTCCATGAAGGATCTTGTGCGGCGTCCCGCTGGCTGGCAACTGGTGGGCGGGAAGCGAAAACGGGTGCCGCTCAGTCTCGTGCAAGCGGTCGAACAACGGGCGCTGCAGCTCGGCCCGGACGGGATGCGGCTGCTGTCGGTCGCCGCGATCGTCGGCCGGACTTTTCCCTTGCCGGTGGTGCAACGCTGCGTCGGGCTCGACGACCGGACCCTGCTCTCCCACGTCCGCGCCGCGGTCGCCGAACGCCTGCTGACCGGCGGCGACGGCACTCCCGGCTGGTACTCGTTCGAACATCCGCTGACCGAAGAAGCCCTGCTGTCGCTGACCACCGCGGCCGACCAGGTCACCCTCTCCGGCCAGGTGGCGCAAGCGATCGCCGAGCTGTACCCAGGGCTTCCCGGCTCCTGGTGCCACCTCGCCGCCGACCTGCACCGCCGCGGCGGCGACCTGCCCGCAGCCGCCCGGCTGTACCTGGAAACGGCTCGCCGAGCATTGCACGCGGGCGGCCCGGCCACCGCGGTCGCCGTGCTCGACAACGCCCTCGACATGCTGTCGGAGGAAAACCGCTGGCACGCACTGCGCGGGGAACTCCTGGAAGCCCTGCTGACCGCGCTCGCCGAAGACGGCCAGTTCGACCGCGCCGCCGAGGTCGCCGCCGAACTGCGGCTGGGGAATCCCTTGTGGGACACCGAAAGCCAGGTCCGCCAGCAGGTCCGGATGGCATGGGCGGCCCAGGTCGCCGGCCGGTGGGAGGACGGCGTCCGCCAGGTCGCCGCGGCTCGCGCGCTGCTGCCGCCGGAGGCGCCCGAAGCCGACACCGCGGTGATCGACGTCGTCGACGCTTACCTCACCTCGTGCCGCACCGGCGCCGACGCCGACCACGTCAGCCGCAGCGAGGCCTTGGCCCGGCGGGCGATCCGCGGCGTCGATCCGGACGGCGATCCCGAGACGGCCTGCAAGGCTTGGTACGCAATCGGTTTCAGCACGCGCGGCCGCTCGCTGGCCGAGTCCGACGAAGGCTACCGGCGCACGCTGGCGCTGGGCACCGAGCATCAGCTGACCACCTGGCGCAACCACGGGCTCATCGGACTGGGCGCGAACGCCTGGCTCGCCGAGGGCGACGCTTCCGCCCTCGAGTACGCCTACCGCGAGACGCTGCGGTCGGGATGCATTACCTTGGCCAGCAACGTATACGCCAACCTCGCCTACGCGGCGGTGCTGCGCGCGGACTACGATCAGGCCGAGCAGATCCTCACCGCGAGCCTGGCCGAATGCGGACGGCTGCGGCTGCACTCGGTGATCCGCTACGCCCTGATGCTGCGCGCCGTGCTCGCCGCGCACCGGGGCCGGTGCCAGGAGATGCGTGCCGCGCTGCGGGAATTCCGCGCGGCCGGCGGCGAAAATTCCCGTGAAGCGCCGTTGACTAAAGGATTGGCCGAACTGTTCTGCGCACTGCTCACCGAAGACCGGGAAGGCGCCCGGACCCTCTCCGCGGAATTGATGGCAGAATACGGCGGGCTGGAAGCCTATTTCCACTTTTCCGGTACTTTCGGATTAGTCCATTTGCTCGGCGCGGTCGACGGAACCGGCGATCCGGCCGAAGTGGAACGGGCGGCCCGCGCCCAAGTAGGCCGGATGCGCTGGAACCGCCAATTCCTCGGCTTCGCCCGCGCGGTGCACCACGGCCGCGCCGGCCGTCCCGATGCCGCCGAGCAGGAGATGGACACCGCCGTCGCCGCCTCGTCGGTCTTCCCGACCGCGCGGCACCTCGCGCTGCGCCTGGTGTCCGAAGCCGCCCTCGCCGACAGCTGGGGCAAGCCCGGCCAGTGGCTCGCCGACGCGGAGAACCATTTCCACGGAAGCATCGACGTGCTGGCGAGCGCCTGCCGGTCACTGCTGCGGCGGATGGGCACCCCTGTGCGCTACCACAGCTCCGGCACCGAACGCATCCCGCCGAAGCTGCGCGGCATCGGCGTGACCCGGCGGGAGTTCGAGGTCCTGCAGTTGATGCCGGAACGGCTCGGCAACCGGGCGCTGTCGCAACGAATGCACATCTCGGTGCGGACGGTGGAGAAGCACGTGGCGAGCTTGCTGGCCAAGACGCAGGCACCGGACCGGACCACGCTGTGCGAGTACGCGACCGCGGTACTGGGCGATTCGGCGCCGGGCTGA
- a CDS encoding type 2 lanthipeptide synthetase LanM family protein, with the protein MSRAGSEPSGAHGGARCFRPAVQPLVSAASRELRAAVPDADAAELAAVSQGMEDWLSDRLYAASARTLVASLKSFDSFVASDPLPEVLAQHPGLADLLESLTHNAVSAASELLTRFDQDRALVAGFLGGEPGRLMAVAFGRGDAHCGGRTVSELSFASGARLIYRPRPVGLHARWNDLLAELAPLLGDLAPRRAEVLERPGYGWVEFIHARPAADVSQFYRRLGAQLALLHVLGATDIHAENVVAAGDHPVVVDVETLFQPRWAPHTDGGSDPALTALETSVLNTFVLPRPIFGPYGRLDLSAFGGRPGRFPHDLPAWADAGTDRMRLIRGPAPYAGGRNLPAPGLDPAAYGSAFLDGFRVAYRSLAGDTLLRGLDRFADAELRIVPRASEWYADLLRESTEPVFLREIDGRAKAFAPLDDVTAYPHFARFADASRADLLAGDIPYFAAAVGGREVWTTAGARLPDVLETDGLTAARARIASLGERDLRAQLWFAEASLSTMTPFAGHRLVPGAAPGLQAPDPAHLLQLAVDIGDDLLRRGSADAVRINWPSLELAEDGGWCVRQMGASLGSGYCGVALFLAELGKISGQDRFLDAAARTARPLPGLLKLLDDYASLAVGVGPGAFSGLGGIAYTVARLADVLADSTFDIPAALRATAAAARAAESADVADGLAGAVLAVSAVAADTGLPEADALVEELGARLASLSPLPAGGFLFGRAGVAHALRLTGRAPTGDEGQVTGLGWCSGLAGLVLASPSPRLVDRFRTALEQRHSSPDHSLCHGELGVLDAARSVGAPVRLPRGALSCGTPGAVPTPGLLHGLSGIGHGLLRLGFADEVPALSLLEPAVVPVPEQH; encoded by the coding sequence ATGTCGCGAGCGGGGTCCGAACCGTCCGGCGCGCACGGGGGCGCCCGGTGCTTCCGGCCTGCGGTACAGCCGCTGGTGAGCGCCGCGTCGAGAGAGCTGCGCGCCGCCGTGCCCGACGCTGACGCGGCCGAACTCGCCGCGGTCAGCCAGGGAATGGAGGACTGGCTCAGCGATCGCCTGTACGCCGCCTCGGCCCGGACTCTCGTCGCCAGCCTCAAGTCATTCGACTCCTTCGTGGCCAGCGACCCGCTGCCGGAAGTCCTGGCTCAGCACCCGGGCCTGGCCGACCTTCTCGAGTCGCTGACGCACAACGCTGTCTCCGCCGCTTCGGAATTGCTGACCCGGTTCGACCAGGACCGCGCCCTGGTGGCCGGTTTCCTCGGCGGAGAACCAGGGCGGCTGATGGCGGTGGCGTTCGGCCGCGGCGACGCTCATTGCGGCGGCCGGACTGTCAGCGAACTCAGCTTTGCCTCCGGCGCCCGGCTGATCTACCGCCCGCGACCGGTCGGCCTGCACGCGCGCTGGAACGACCTGCTCGCCGAACTTGCCCCGCTTCTCGGCGATCTCGCCCCGCGCCGTGCGGAGGTGCTGGAACGCCCCGGATACGGCTGGGTCGAGTTCATCCACGCCCGCCCCGCCGCTGACGTCAGCCAGTTCTACCGCAGGTTGGGCGCGCAGCTCGCGTTGCTGCACGTTCTCGGCGCCACCGACATCCACGCGGAGAACGTCGTGGCGGCCGGCGACCATCCGGTCGTGGTGGACGTCGAAACGCTCTTCCAGCCCCGCTGGGCCCCGCACACCGACGGCGGTTCCGATCCTGCCCTGACGGCACTGGAAACCTCCGTCCTGAACACCTTTGTCTTGCCCCGCCCCATATTCGGCCCGTACGGGCGCCTGGACCTTTCGGCGTTCGGCGGCCGTCCGGGCCGGTTCCCGCACGACCTGCCCGCCTGGGCCGACGCGGGCACCGACCGGATGCGCCTGATCCGCGGCCCCGCCCCGTACGCCGGCGGGCGGAACCTCCCGGCCCCCGGCCTCGATCCGGCGGCCTACGGCAGTGCCTTCCTGGACGGCTTCCGTGTTGCCTACCGGTCGCTCGCCGGAGACACCTTGCTCCGCGGCCTGGACCGGTTCGCGGACGCCGAGTTGCGGATCGTGCCCCGGGCGAGCGAGTGGTACGCGGACTTGCTTCGCGAATCCACGGAACCGGTGTTCCTGCGCGAGATCGACGGCCGCGCGAAGGCGTTCGCTCCGCTCGACGACGTCACCGCCTACCCGCACTTCGCCCGCTTTGCCGACGCGTCCCGCGCCGACCTGCTGGCGGGGGACATCCCGTACTTCGCCGCCGCGGTGGGCGGACGCGAGGTCTGGACCACTGCCGGTGCCCGGCTCCCGGACGTCCTGGAAACCGACGGCCTGACCGCGGCGCGGGCCCGGATCGCCAGCCTGGGGGAGCGGGACCTTCGCGCGCAGCTGTGGTTCGCCGAGGCCTCCCTCTCCACGATGACGCCCTTCGCCGGACACCGCCTGGTGCCCGGTGCCGCGCCTGGTCTCCAGGCGCCCGATCCGGCGCACCTGCTTCAACTGGCCGTGGACATCGGCGACGACCTGCTGCGGCGGGGGAGCGCCGATGCGGTGCGGATCAATTGGCCGTCGCTGGAGCTCGCCGAGGACGGTGGCTGGTGCGTCCGGCAGATGGGCGCTTCGCTGGGCAGCGGGTACTGCGGGGTGGCGCTGTTTCTCGCTGAGCTGGGGAAAATCAGCGGACAGGACCGTTTCCTCGACGCCGCGGCCCGGACAGCCCGGCCACTGCCCGGGTTGCTCAAGTTGCTGGACGACTACGCGTCGCTGGCGGTGGGCGTCGGGCCGGGCGCGTTCAGCGGGTTGGGCGGAATCGCCTACACGGTCGCCCGGTTGGCCGATGTGCTGGCGGATTCCACATTCGACATCCCGGCGGCCTTGCGCGCGACCGCGGCTGCCGCCCGGGCTGCCGAGTCAGCGGATGTTGCCGACGGTCTGGCCGGGGCCGTACTAGCCGTCTCGGCGGTGGCGGCTGACACCGGCCTGCCGGAAGCGGATGCGCTCGTCGAGGAGCTGGGTGCGCGGCTCGCTTCGCTTTCTCCTTTGCCTGCCGGGGGATTCCTCTTCGGCCGAGCTGGGGTGGCGCACGCTCTTCGGCTGACCGGCCGTGCTCCGACCGGCGATGAAGGCCAGGTGACGGGGCTCGGCTGGTGCTCCGGCCTGGCCGGTCTCGTCCTCGCTTCTCCTTCTCCGCGCCTGGTCGACCGTTTCCGCACCGCGCTGGAACAACGGCACTCCTCGCCGGATCATTCGCTGTGCCACGGAGAACTCGGCGTCCTCGACGCGGCCAGGTCCGTCGGCGCACCGGTCCGGCTCCCGCGCGGGGCACTCTCCTGCGGAACCCCGGGCGCGGTCCCGACGCCAGGCCTGCTGCATGGCCTGTCCGGCATCGGCCACGGCCTGCTGCGCCTCGGATTCGCCGACGAGGTCCCGGCGCTGTCCCTCCTGGAACCGGCCGTCGTGCCGGTTCCTGAACAACACTAG
- a CDS encoding winged helix-turn-helix transcriptional regulator, whose amino-acid sequence MGYNVMSATCPSRVVLHRIGARWTVFVVNALEDGPLRFTVLAEKIQGVTPKVLTETLRAMEEDGLLARVDYAEQPPRVEYGLTDLGLSLLGPLRAVREWAETHVPEILEARERAHSARRD is encoded by the coding sequence GTGGGCTACAACGTCATGTCCGCGACCTGCCCGTCGCGGGTGGTGCTGCACCGGATCGGGGCGCGGTGGACGGTCTTCGTGGTCAACGCGCTCGAGGACGGCCCGCTGCGCTTCACCGTCCTGGCGGAGAAGATTCAGGGCGTCACCCCGAAAGTCCTCACCGAGACGCTGCGCGCGATGGAGGAGGACGGCCTGCTCGCCCGCGTCGACTACGCGGAACAGCCGCCCCGCGTCGAATACGGCCTCACCGACCTCGGCCTGTCCTTGCTCGGGCCGCTGCGCGCGGTCCGCGAATGGGCGGAAACCCATGTCCCGGAAATCCTCGAAGCCCGCGAACGCGCCCACTCGGCGCGGCGGGACTGA
- a CDS encoding SDR family oxidoreductase yields MGNGLAGQTVLVLGGRNLGTAIADAATAEGAKVHVASHRPGGLHIDLRDEATIAAAAAELGEVDHLVTTAAMPHAMPVRELDRDKTVDAFTAKVIGPLLLAKHFTIRRSLLLFSGQVGWRPARGSVVTGVTNGAASFAAQHLAAELAPVRVNALSPGIIDSGAWDAKGDAKAGFLANAAQRTLVGHTGTVADVTDAVLWMLQAEFLTGETIRLEGGRP; encoded by the coding sequence ATGGGCAACGGGCTGGCCGGGCAAACAGTGCTGGTGCTGGGCGGACGGAACCTGGGCACGGCGATCGCCGACGCCGCGACGGCGGAGGGCGCGAAGGTGCACGTCGCGTCCCACCGGCCCGGCGGACTGCACATCGACCTGCGCGACGAGGCGACCATCGCCGCCGCTGCCGCCGAGCTCGGGGAGGTCGATCACCTCGTCACCACAGCTGCGATGCCCCACGCGATGCCGGTCCGCGAACTCGACCGGGACAAGACCGTCGACGCCTTCACCGCCAAGGTCATCGGCCCGCTGCTGCTCGCGAAGCACTTCACGATCCGGCGGTCGCTGCTGCTGTTCTCCGGCCAGGTCGGCTGGCGTCCGGCACGCGGGAGCGTCGTCACGGGCGTGACCAACGGAGCGGCCTCGTTCGCCGCACAGCACCTCGCCGCCGAACTCGCGCCGGTCCGCGTCAACGCGCTGTCGCCGGGAATCATCGACTCCGGAGCCTGGGACGCCAAGGGCGACGCCAAGGCGGGCTTTCTCGCGAACGCCGCACAGCGAACCCTCGTCGGCCATACCGGCACTGTCGCCGACGTGACCGACGCGGTGCTCTGGATGTTGCAGGCCGAATTCCTCACCGGGGAAACGATCCGCCTCGAAGGCGGTCGTCCGTGA